The genomic window ACCCGCCACAAACTGCCGCCAGATCAGCTCGTAGAGGCGCTCGGCGTCCCGCTCCATGTTTTGAAGATGCCCCTGGAGAACATTCACGTCCGATGGACGAATCGCTTCGTGGGCTTCCTGGGCATTGTCATTGGATGAATAACGCGCCGCCTGTTCCGGCAGGTACTCCTTGGGGTAATTATCCCTGATGTGATCCCGACAAGCCTGCACCGCATCCGCGCTCAGGTTTGTCGAGTCCGTCCGCATGTAGGTGATGTAGCCCGCCTCATACAGGCGCTGCGCCAGCATCATGGTCTTTTTGACGCTGAAACTCAGGCGCGTGCTCGCCGCCTGCTGGAGGGTGGAGGTGATAAAGGGCGCGGGTGGCTTCGAACGTGTCGGCTTGTCTTCCCGGTCGCTGACAACATAGGAGGCTTCTGCCAGGGCGTCCCGCGCTGCCATGGCATCTTTTTCATTGTTGGGGCGAAATTTTTCCCCGCGCATGCGTCGGACTTCAAAGCGCGCTTTTTCGGCAGCTTTGGTCTCAAGATCCGCATGAATCTCCCAATACTCCTCGGGAATAAAAGCACGAATTTCCCGTTCCCGCTCCACGATCAGACGCACCGCTACGGACTGCACGCGCCCCGCAGACAGACCCCGGGCGACTTTAGCCCACAGCAGGGGTGAGACCATATAGCCCACCACACGGTCGAGGAATCGTCGCGCCTGCTGCGCGTTGACCCGCGCCTGATCAATCCGCGATGGCTGGGAGAAAGCCTCCTGAATCGCTTTTTTGGTGATCTCGTTGAAGACTACCCGCTGATACCGATCGTCATTGCCACCAATCGCCTCTCGAAGGTGCCAGGCAATGGCCTCCCCTTCACGATCAAGGTCCGTCGCGAGGTACACGGTGTCCGAGGTCTCTGCTAATTTGCGAAGCTCAGCAACCACCTTCTCTTTTCCCGGCAGAATTTCGTAGTTGGCTTCCCAGCCCTGATCAGGGTCAATGCCCATACGACGAACGAGCTGTTCCCGCGCCCGGGTTTTCTTTTGAATCGCTTTTTCTTCCGGCGACATCTTGCGGGTCTGCGCGGCCTTGGCGGCGCGTTCCTTGGCATCGGTGGTTTTGGCGGAACCCGCTGTGGGCAAGTCGCGGATATGCCCTACGCTGGACTTCACGACAAAATCGTTGCCCAGGTATTTATTGATGGTCTTGGCCTTGGCTGGTGATTCGACGATGACGAGGGATTTACCCATAGGGGTTGCAGGCCTGTACTAAAAAAACAAATTAAGCGTTTACCGTGACAACCCGAAACTTAGCAAAAACAAAAAACACCACAAAAAGGGGTCACGGAAACGGACGAAGGGGCGCATATATATAGAGACCTTGAGGCCCGGTCAAGGGAGCCGCCTTTCAAGACGACAGGAGGTTGCCCTTCCAATCCTCCAGCAGAGCAGCAATTTCACGCACCGTATCCTCGTCGCCGCGCTCCTGCCAAAAGATGCCGCAGCTCTCCTCTGACACCGCGATGGCAAGCACGGACGCGGGGAGCTCCTCGCTAAAACCCGGTGGATCAGCGCGGCCGGCGGGACTGCGCCATTGCGCGTTATCCCGGTACCAGGCCTGGCGTATTCGTGGCTTTTTCCGCGATGCCGGGAGCCTCAATCCGTAGTACAGCACCTGGCGCTCACTGGCGGGAAGACGCGCGCTGCGCTCGGGACCCAGAGGGAGATCCCTGAACTCCACAAAGAGTCCCGCCAGCGCGGCCGTCTCGCGAAGCCTGGCCTGATGTTTCTGACGCTTGGTGGGCATAAAGTGCCAGAGCGGCGCCAGCGCAACGAGTACAATGAGCGCAATAATGGCGTAGACCAAGTCAATCTCCCGCGTTTCATTGATTCAGTCGATGTTTTCGACATAAATCACTATGTTATAAATGAAGGTGTCCGGGGCGGCATGCTAGCAGTAGTGTCAGCTGGCAACCTACCCGCGGCAGTAAAACTCAAGCCGTCAACAAACGGCAGCATAATCACAACAGCAAGTGGGGAGAGAGCCAATGTCGAACTACAGCAAGATTCTCATGGCCGTGGACCTCAGTGAGGACTCCGACACCGTTGCAGAGCGCGCCCTGGCAATCGCGCGCAACAACGACGCAGAGCTTCACATTATCCACGTTATTGAGCCCCTGAGCTTTGCCTACGGCGGCGACATACCCATGGACTTCTCGGGTATTCAGGACGAGATTTATCAGCAGGCGGAGCAGCAGTTGGAAAAGTTTGCGACGAAGCACGGCGTAGCCAAAGAGCGTCGCCACGTTGTGCTGGGACGCCCGGAGGTGGAAATCCATACCCTCGCCGAGGAGATGGATGCCGGTCTGATTGTGGTGGGCAGCCATGGCCGCTACGGGCTTGCGCTGCTCATGGGCTCCACCGCCAATGGCGTTTTACATGGCGCCACCTGCGACGTGCTCGCGGTGCGTGTGGGTTAGATTCAGGGCAGCACTCCCGAATCACACAGGAATCTGTCCAGCGCTGGCCCGTCAAAAGGCCAGCGTAATTCCCCACCGCTGTTCTCGGCCTCGGCACTCGTTTCAGCACGCAACACAGGTATCAACCAGCCGTAGCGCTCGAATAGCGTATCGTCATTAGCGATATCCACCACGCTCCATCGCAGGGAGGCGTGTTGCGCCTGCGCAGCCGCTAAGAGCGCTTCGGCATCCTCACAGAGGTGGCAGCCCTCGGTGCTGTAGAGAATCAGGGTGGTTTCGTCCATCATTCCGCCTTTATCGTCAAGCGAGCTTAGCATGAGCCAACAGGGCAAACCGGATCGACAGGAGCGCCGCCGATTCCTCACCATTTATGGACGTAAAGCCGTCCTGGAGGCCTTGCAGGACGAGGATATGGACTGCCGGATTCTGCACATGGCAAACAGCAATCGCGGTGGCGGCATCATCAGGGACATTCAACGGGCGGCGCAAGAGCGAGGTCTCGATTGCCGTGAACACAGTCGGGAAGAGCTTGCCCGCATCTCCCGTAACGGCCGGCAGGACCAGGGCGTTGCCCTCGACGTGTACTGCGCGGCCATGGGTGAGCTGGATGCCTATCTTCGTGATATGAGCGACGCGCCCCAGCGAATCCTGGCTCTGGATGGCGTAACCAACCCGCAGAACATGGGCATGGTGATCCGCAGCGCCGCCGCCGCGGGCATTCAGGGGCTTATCTACGCGGACCGGGGCAACCCGGCCCTCGGGCCTCTGGTGATCAAGGCCAGCGCGGGAACCGTGTTTCGCGCCCCCCTGCTGCGCTGTCAAACGGTGATGGACGGCGCCCGGCAGCTGAGTGACGCCGGTTTTACGCTGTATCGCCTCCAGGCTGACGGCAGGCGCAGCCTGTTCGATGGTCAGGATTTTGCGCAGCGGGCGCTATTTGTCCTGGGGGGTGAATCAGACGGCATCTCGGAGGCTCTCAGAGGCCTGCCGGGCGAAAACCTGAGCATACCCATGAGAAACGGCGTGGAATCCCTCAATGTGGCAGTGAGCGGCGCCCTCGTGGCTTACATCGCCGCGACGGTTGAATAAGCCTCAGCGCTACCACCAACGCCCCCCGCAAAGAGCAAGCCCGAAGCCAAAATCAACGATCAGCGGGAAAGATAACTCATCGCGTCTTCGAGCCCCTTGAGCGTCAGGGGATGCATACGCCCTTCCATGAGCTGATGCGTGATGGAAATTGACTGCGTGAACTCCCACTCTTCCTGGGGCACGGGGTTGATCCACACCGCTTTGTCATAGGTTTCCAGCATGCGGCGCAGCCACACCTCGCCGCTCTCCTCGTTCCAGTGCTCAACGGAACCCCCGGGCTGCATAATCTCGTAGGGCGACATGGAAGCGTCACCGATGATGATCACTTTGTAGTCGTGGGCATACTTGTGGAGTATGTCCAGCATGTTGGTGCGCTCGGCATGGCGACGCACGTTATTCTTCCAGACACTCTCATAGAAGAAGTTGTGGAAATAGAAACTCTCCATGTGCTTGAACTCTGTACGCGTCGCCGAAAAAAGCTCCTCGCAGACCCGCACGTGAGGATCCATGGATCCGCCCACATCAAAGAACAGCAGCACTTTTACCGCGTTGTGACGCTCGGGCACCATGCGAATATCCAGAAGTCCGGCATTGCGCGCGGTGGAACGGATGGTGTCGTCGAGATCGAGTTCGTCCGCCGCGCCGTTGCGAGCAAACTTGCGCAGGCGACGCAGGGCCATTTTGATATTCCGCGTACCCAGCTCGACACTGTCGTCAAGGTTCTTGAAATCCCGACGATCCCAGACCTTTACCGCTTTGCCGTTGCCACCGTTGGGGCCCACGCGAATACCCTCCGGATGGTAACCCTCCTGCCCGAAGGGTGAGGTGCCGCCCGTACCGACCCACTTGTTTCCCCCTTCGTGGCGCTTCTTCTGCTCTTCCAGGCGTTTTTTGAACTCTTCGATGAGCTTTTCGAGACCACCCAGGGATTCGATTTTTTCTTTCTCTTCCTCGGACAGCTGCTTCACAAACTCGCTGCGCAGCCAGTCATCGGGAATCATCGCCTCGATCACATCATCAAGGTCCTGGAGCTCCTCGAAATGCGCGCCAAAGGCCTTATCGAAGCGATCGAAGTACTTTTCATCTTTCACCAGACAGGTGCGACTGAAAAAGTAAAACTCATCGGCACTGCCAAAAGCCACGTGCTTGCTAAGTCCCTCGTAGAGATCAAGAAGCTCGCGGGTAGTGACGGGTATCCCTACATCGCGCAGGGCGCTGAAAAAGTTAAGTAGCACGCTAAATCCTCCGGATCAGCCGCTTATCGCGTCTCTCGTCGGTGCATAAACGCAAGGCGCTCGAGAAGATGCACGTCCTGCTCGTTTTTCAGGAGCGCACCGTAGAGGGGCGGAATTGCCTTGGACTGGTCCCGCTCGCGGAGAATCTCATCGGGAATATCATCCGCCATGAGGAGTTTCAGCCAGTCGATGAGCTCTGACGTGGAGGGCTTTTTCTTGAGCCCCGGCACGGAGCGCAGATCAAAGAACACCTCGAGGGCTTCCTGTACAAGCGTCTGCGTGATATCGGGATAGTGCACGTCCACGATGCGCTGCATGGTGCTTTTGTCGGGGAAGTTGATGAAGTGGAAGAAACAGCGGCGCAAAAACGCATCGGGGAGTTCCTTCTCGTTGTTGCTGGTAATAATGATGATGGGACGCCGCGTTGCTTTGATGGTTTCCCCGGTCTCGTAAACAAAGAACTCCATACGATCAAGCTCTACCAGAAGGTCGTTGGGGAACTCGATATCGGCCTTGTCTACCTCATCAATGAGTAACACCACCTGCTCCTCGGCGGTAAAGGCTTCCCAGAGCTTGCCTTTCTTGATGTAGTTTCGAACGTCGTGGACCTTGTCGTCCCCGAGCTGGGAATCCCGCAGACGGGATACCGCATCGTATTCATAAAGACCCTGCTGCGCTTTGGTCGTGGACTTGATGTGCCACTGGATCAGGGGCATACCCAGGCCACTGGCGACCTCCTCCGCCAGCATGGTTTTACCCGTGCCCGGCTCCCCCTTGATCAGGAGGGGGCGCTGAAGCGCGACCGCCGCATTAACAGCCATGCTTAGATCTTCTGTCGCTACGTAACGCTCAGTACCTTCAAACTTCATCGACGGGCTCCACTGTAAAGAAACGGGGATCTGCGCTCTGACGGGCACAGATCAAAAATGTAAGGGGCGCAAGGGTACCCAACACTGCCAAGGGCGGGCAAGTTAGACCTCCGCCGGAGTGTCCTCTTCTTCGCTGGAAGAGCCGCGGCGAAAAAACATCACCCCAAGAGCGGCGACAAGGCCCAGTCCAAGGCTCACCGCTGTAAATAACACCAAGGGCCGAAGCGCGTGTTCCGCCGCCTCCTTGCCAAGGCTGAGCCACTGAAATGCCAGTACGATTAACGCCGGAGCGAAGGTGTCGGCCTCGGGCTGAATGAGCGCGGGAGTCAGTAGAAGCGCCAGGGTGGGCAGGGAAATCAGAATTTTCAGGGCCAGGGAGCGCTTGCGCAACAACCAGATATTCATGAGCACAACCGCAATGCTGGCAGACAGGACATACAGAATGAGTGCCGTGAGATAAGCGCTTTCAGTGAGCATCGGTTTCTCCCTTTGTCGTGAGGCTCTGCTCCCGCGGCTCCGACGCAGACTCCCTCTTCCCCGGTGGCATTTGCACGTAATACCCCTCGGACTCCAGCGCTGCCAGTACCGTGACCGTATCGGCCAGCGCGAGCTTACGCGAGGGCTCCAGAGCGAAAACCAGTGCGGACTCCGGATCGCCGAACATCGACAGAAGGGCCTCGGGCACGCGCTCCAGTCCCTCTTCGCGTTTCACAAACAGATACATACCCTCTTTGCGGGGGCTACGAAACACTTCGCACAACAGTTTCATTGTCAGGATGCCCCGGGAAGAGATGCGCGCAGGGGCTGTATCACCGCCTCTGCCCGCCAGCCCTGCCAGCGCTCGGGCTCGGTGATGGCCTCTCCCGACGCCTCTCGGATGATGAGCTCCAGATCTGCCGTGGAAATCAGGATCTCGGGGGCGACGTTCAGCCCCGCCGCGATGCTCTTGGCTTCCGTGCGCAAGGCTTTTAGCAGATTCCGCTGGGGAGGAGTCAGGGGGCCCGGCAGGGCAGGAGGAAGGGCTTCTTCCGATAGCTGCAGCGCTTGTTCCACGCAGGCAAGGAGACTGTCACCTTGCTTGCGAAGTACCGACGCAGGCAGCACATCCAGCTCCGCCAGGGCATCATGATCTTCTGGAATCGCCATGGCGATGGCAAGAAACGCCTTGTCTTCAACGATCCATCCCCGGGGCTTGTCCACGGCGCGGGCAAGATCTTCCCGCCACTCGCAGAGCCGCCGAAGGGCCTCGAGTTGGCGACGGGAAAGCCGCGAGGCAGACTTCACGCGGCGATAAATCTGGCCGTCACGATCCTTAAGGAGACGAATTGCCTCTTCTCCCTCGTCCAGAACCCACTGCATACGGCCCTGCTCCTCGGCCAACTCCCGGAGAATCCTCCAGGCGGGCACCAACTCCAATACGTCCAGGGCGGCGTAATGGCACTGGGACTCGCTCAGGGGACGCTTGAGCCAGTCAGAACGGGTTTCGCCCTTGTCCAGCTCCACACCCAGTAGCTCCTTCACCAGCGCCCGATAGCCCAATCCAAAGCCCTTGCCGAGCAGTGCCGTGGCGCGTTGGGTGTCCACCAGGGGCGAAGGAAGCACACCCAGCCAGTGGCGAAACACCTCCAGGTCTTCGCTGCAGGAGTGAAGCACCTTGATACACGCGCTGTCCGTCAACAGGGCGCGCAGACCATCGAGATTGCTGATCGTCAGCGGGTCGATGAGCCAGGCATGGTCGTCGGTGCACAATTGCAGCAATGCTATGTGCGGGTAATAGCTGTTGCGGCGCATGAATTCCGTGTCCACGGCGATCTCGTCAGCCCCCGCCAGGGAGGCCAGGGCGCCCCTCAGACTGTCGTCATTTTCTACGAGGGTCCAATTCATGAGCCGGGCACCGGCTGACGACCCGAGAACGCATGTGCCAGGGTGGAGCCATCCACGTACTCCAGTTCCCCTCCCAGGGGGACGCCGTGGGCGATCCGCGACATGCGGGGGATGAGGGGTTCAAGCATGCGCGTGATGTAGTACGCCGTGGCCTCGCCTTCTACCGTGGGATTGGTCGCTAAAATCACTTCCTGTACCTCGCCATCGCGCGCCAGGGCCTCCAAAAGAGGAAGGCCGATCTCTTCGGGACCGATACCGTCGATAGGTGACAGATGCCCCATAAGTACAAAGTAACGTCCCCGGTAACCACCGGCCTGCTCGATCGCCAGAATGTCACCGGGCGTCTCCACAATGCATAACAGGGACGCATCGCGACGCGTGTCGGCACAGATCCCACAGAGGACGGCTTCCGCCAGATTACGACACTGCTGACAGCGTCCGACGCGCTCCACGGCATCGGCGAGGGAGCGACTCAGGGTAGCGGCTCCCTCCCGGTTGCGTTCGAGAAGATGCAGAGCCATGCGCTGAGCGGACTTCGGACCGACACCGGGAAGGCAGCGCAGGGCCTCGATGAGGGCGTCCATGGCGGGGCTGAAACGATGCATCAGAAAGGAAACTTGAAACCGGCGGGCAGGGACATACCCCCCGTCAACTCCTGCATGGCTTTCCGGTTGCTCTGCTCCACGCGACGCACCGCATCGTTCACTGCCGCGGCCAGAAGATCCTCCAGAACCGATTTCTCTTCATTGAGCACACTCGGGTCTATGGCGACGCGACGAACATCGTGCTTACCGGTCATCGTGACTGAGACCAAACCTGCCCCGGACTCACCGACAACTTCGAGCTCCGCCATAGCCTCCTGAGCCTTTTGCATATCAGCCTGCATCTTCTGCGCCTGCTGCATGATGTCGCCTATACCGCCCTTCATATCGCTTACTCTCCTGAAACTGATGTCAACATTAAGTCGCTGTCAGGGCTGATCAACGGTTACGGAATCGCGAAGAACCGTCGCATCAAACTCCTGAACCAGACTTTTGATTCGCGGGTCGTCGTTTATCTCTGCCACCGCGACTTCCTGGCGCTCTGCCTCCAGGCGTAAGCGTCGCATAGCGGGGGTCTCCTCCCGCACGGGACCCGGTGTAATCGAGACCTCGCAGGGTGCCTGGCGCCAGTCCGATAAAGCCTTGGCAACCATCGCGATGTGTCGTTCATTGAACAGGTTGGCGCGACTCTCATCCAATCGCAACTGCCACGACGCACCCTCGGGACCCTCCACCACGCTTTCGACGACGCAGTGAGACGCGATATTGAGGGCGCTGCCACTGAGCTGCAGTGCTGCCAGAGTTTCGTACCAGGGTGCCTGCCCTTCCAGCGACGAAGGACCGGGCGCTTCAACGACGGAGGTGTCGGCTGCGGGCGGGGCCTGGGGCTTTGTCGGCTGACTGACCGCTGCCGCCGGAGGCGGCTCAGGCTTTTTTACGCCGTTGTCGGCCTCCGGGGCCGACGGAGAAGCATCGATGAGATCGTCCGCGGACAGATGGGGATCGAGAACAGTCACAGGACGAAAGGCCAGGAGACGAAGACTCAGCATTTCAAAGGCGGCGCGGGGATCGCTGGCCTGCGTTACCTGAGGTCGCGCACTCTGGGCCAGCTCGTAGAACAGCTGAACGTCCTCGGCGGTCATGCGTTGCCCAAGATCCGCCACCCGCTCCGCATCTCCAAACTCCGGGTCGATAGCACCGGGCACCGCCTGTGCCAGGGCGCAGCGATGGAGCACCGATGGAACACACTGGTGAGTTCGTCCACGGCAGAAGTGAAATCCACCCCCTGCTCGTCCATCTGCGCGCAGGCGGCGATGAGCGCCGGCGCATCATCAGCGAGCAGTGCGTCAAGAAGATCATAGACATGGCGTCGATCCACGGTGCCCAGCATGCTGGCGACTTCTGCATCCCGGAGACTGCCATCACCAAAGGCGATGGCCTGATCCGTGAGACTCAGGGCATCACGCATGCTGCCCGCCGCAGCGCGCCCCAGTTGCCAGAGCGCAGCGTCATCAAACGCCACCTGCTCCTGGGTCAGGACATCGCGAAGATGTTCCACTACCCGCTGAGCAGACATATTTTTCAGATTAAATTGCAGGCAGCGGGACAGTACAGTTGCAGGCAGCTTTTGAGGATCCGTGGTGGCAAGGAGAAACTTTACGTGCTCCGGCGGCTCCTCCAGCGTCTTTAACAGGGCGTTGAAGGAGTGCCCTGACAGCATATGCACCTCGTCAATGAGGTAGACCTTAAAACGGGAACGGGTCGGTGCGTATTGAACATTGTCCAGAAGTTCGCGGGTGTCCTCGACCTTGGTTCGCGAAGCGGCGTCCACTTCTATAAGGTCAACACTGCGGCCCTCGCTGATCTCGACGCAGCTGCTGCATTCACCACAGGGGGCCGCGCTCACGCCTTTTTCGCAGTTCAGACTGCGCGCAAGAATACGGGCGATGGTTGTCTTGCCGACACCGCGGGTACCGGTGAACAGATAGGCGTGGTGCAGGCGATTGCTGTCCAGCGCATGACGCAGGGCCTGCAGCACATGCTCCTGGCCCACCAGGGCATCGAATGTGGCCGGGCGCCATTTGCGCGCCAGCACCTGATAGGACATGTCGTTTCCGTTAGTGGACGTGCCGTTTGCCGGTACGTCAGCTCTGACTCTGGTGATTCAGGGCGCATCCCAAGCCGTAATGGAAGCGGCCCGGACAGCCACACCCCGGCACATGTACCAGCAATTACCGTTGCTCCCTTCCGGGCCTGGCGGGGTTCACTGCCTGACATTGCGAGGGGACCGCCCGGGCCACCCTAATACCCCTGACTTCCGGGGACGCGCATTGTCGCCAAAAGCCCTCCCCGTAGCAAGGCGCAAAGCTAAGCGTCGATTTTGTCCATTAAATGACCAGGATCGTGATAGCGAGGGCCAACAAAGATCTGACTCGTCTCATCCAATAGGTGATCTGAGCGCGTAGATGTTAATACCTTTAACATAAATGTTATGCTGCGTAACATTGAATTCCCTCAGGACCCATCCTATGACTGGTAAGCCTTACAAAACCCGTTGGAAAGGCAGTGCTTTAGCCCTCGCCATTGCTGTTGGCATCACCGGCGTCGTGACTGCGGCGCTGCACGCCAGAGTATCTGCCGAGCAGAGCGCTTCCCTCCGTGCGCCCATGCCCGTTGAACAGACGGCATTCATTGAGCAGCAGGACTTCCAGCGGGAACAGAAGTTTCTGGGTCTCGTCCAGGCCGCAAGCCGAAGCCAGGTGGGCTTCGAGGTTCCCGGCGCGATAGCCGAGGTGTTCGTACGCGAGGGTCAGGCAGTAGAGGCAGGTGCGGCCCTCGCAAAGCTGGATACGCAGACCCTTGAGGCGCGGCGGCGGGCGGCGGCCTCAGCGGTGGATCAGGCGAGTGCGGAGTTAGAGTTGGCAAGCGCGCGTAGGGTACGCCAGGCCCCTCTGGCGGAGAGCGGCGCGATCTCCGCACAGCTTTTTGATGACACACGACTCGCCGAAAAAGCGGTGGAGTCGGCCCTCGCTGCGGCCCAAGCGAGGCTGGATTCTCTTGAAATCGATCTCGAGAAGTCCGTACTCCGCGCGCCCTATGCCGCGCGGATAGGCCGCCAACTTCTGGATCGTGGCGCTGTCACGCAGCCCGGTGCACCGGTGTTTACCCTGACCTCTCTTGAGAACCGGGAAGCCCATATCGGCGTGGCGGTAGAACAGGCCCGTTATCTCACCGTCGGTAAAAATTACCCCCTCCAATGGCGAGACCGCTCCCTGAGCGCCCCCCTCGTCGCTGTGCGCTCCGACGTTAACCCCGTGAGCATGACCACCGTTGCGATTTTTTCCTTGCCCGGCGACGTCGACGCTTTCGACGGTGAGCCCGTGTCCGTGAGCGTCCCCCGCACGGAACCGGAAACCGGCGGATGGCTGCCTCTCTCTGCCCTCATCGAAGGAGAACGGGGTATTTGGACCGTGTTGGCACTCCGTGAGCGCGACGGAAACACCGTCGCCCTGCGCGAGGTGGTCGAGGTGCTACACGTCAGCGGAGACCGCGCTTTTGTCCGCGGTTCCGTGAGAGACGGTGACCGGCTAATCGCTGACGGCGTGCATCGCATCGCCCCGGGCACCGCGGTCGCTCCCCTGGAAGCCCCG from Congregibacter litoralis KT71 includes these protein-coding regions:
- a CDS encoding glutaredoxin family protein, with protein sequence MMDETTLILYSTEGCHLCEDAEALLAAAQAQHASLRWSVVDIANDDTLFERYGWLIPVLRAETSAEAENSGGELRWPFDGPALDRFLCDSGVLP
- a CDS encoding YbaB/EbfC family nucleoid-associated protein — its product is MKGGIGDIMQQAQKMQADMQKAQEAMAELEVVGESGAGLVSVTMTGKHDVRRVAIDPSVLNEEKSVLEDLLAAAVNDAVRRVEQSNRKAMQELTGGMSLPAGFKFPF
- a CDS encoding TrmH family RNA methyltransferase, with the translated sequence MSQQGKPDRQERRRFLTIYGRKAVLEALQDEDMDCRILHMANSNRGGGIIRDIQRAAQERGLDCREHSREELARISRNGRQDQGVALDVYCAAMGELDAYLRDMSDAPQRILALDGVTNPQNMGMVIRSAAAAGIQGLIYADRGNPALGPLVIKASAGTVFRAPLLRCQTVMDGARQLSDAGFTLYRLQADGRRSLFDGQDFAQRALFVLGGESDGISEALRGLPGENLSIPMRNGVESLNVAVSGALVAYIAATVE
- the rnd gene encoding ribonuclease D, which gives rise to MNWTLVENDDSLRGALASLAGADEIAVDTEFMRRNSYYPHIALLQLCTDDHAWLIDPLTISNLDGLRALLTDSACIKVLHSCSEDLEVFRHWLGVLPSPLVDTQRATALLGKGFGLGYRALVKELLGVELDKGETRSDWLKRPLSESQCHYAALDVLELVPAWRILRELAEEQGRMQWVLDEGEEAIRLLKDRDGQIYRRVKSASRLSRRQLEALRRLCEWREDLARAVDKPRGWIVEDKAFLAIAMAIPEDHDALAELDVLPASVLRKQGDSLLACVEQALQLSEEALPPALPGPLTPPQRNLLKALRTEAKSIAAGLNVAPEILISTADLELIIREASGEAITEPERWQGWRAEAVIQPLRASLPGAS
- a CDS encoding efflux RND transporter periplasmic adaptor subunit; amino-acid sequence: MTGKPYKTRWKGSALALAIAVGITGVVTAALHARVSAEQSASLRAPMPVEQTAFIEQQDFQREQKFLGLVQAASRSQVGFEVPGAIAEVFVREGQAVEAGAALAKLDTQTLEARRRAAASAVDQASAELELASARRVRQAPLAESGAISAQLFDDTRLAEKAVESALAAAQARLDSLEIDLEKSVLRAPYAARIGRQLLDRGAVTQPGAPVFTLTSLENREAHIGVAVEQARYLTVGKNYPLQWRDRSLSAPLVAVRSDVNPVSMTTVAIFSLPGDVDAFDGEPVSVSVPRTEPETGGWLPLSALIEGERGIWTVLALRERDGNTVALREVVEVLHVSGDRAFVRGSVRDGDRLIADGVHRIAPGTAVAPLEAPGLENAVAHQES
- a CDS encoding AAA family ATPase; translation: MKFEGTERYVATEDLSMAVNAAVALQRPLLIKGEPGTGKTMLAEEVASGLGMPLIQWHIKSTTKAQQGLYEYDAVSRLRDSQLGDDKVHDVRNYIKKGKLWEAFTAEEQVVLLIDEVDKADIEFPNDLLVELDRMEFFVYETGETIKATRRPIIIITSNNEKELPDAFLRRCFFHFINFPDKSTMQRIVDVHYPDITQTLVQEALEVFFDLRSVPGLKKKPSTSELIDWLKLLMADDIPDEILRERDQSKAIPPLYGALLKNEQDVHLLERLAFMHRRETR
- a CDS encoding vWA domain-containing protein; this translates as MLLNFFSALRDVGIPVTTRELLDLYEGLSKHVAFGSADEFYFFSRTCLVKDEKYFDRFDKAFGAHFEELQDLDDVIEAMIPDDWLRSEFVKQLSEEEKEKIESLGGLEKLIEEFKKRLEEQKKRHEGGNKWVGTGGTSPFGQEGYHPEGIRVGPNGGNGKAVKVWDRRDFKNLDDSVELGTRNIKMALRRLRKFARNGAADELDLDDTIRSTARNAGLLDIRMVPERHNAVKVLLFFDVGGSMDPHVRVCEELFSATRTEFKHMESFYFHNFFYESVWKNNVRRHAERTNMLDILHKYAHDYKVIIIGDASMSPYEIMQPGGSVEHWNEESGEVWLRRMLETYDKAVWINPVPQEEWEFTQSISITHQLMEGRMHPLTLKGLEDAMSYLSR
- a CDS encoding YcgL domain-containing protein, whose protein sequence is MKLLCEVFRSPRKEGMYLFVKREEGLERVPEALLSMFGDPESALVFALEPSRKLALADTVTVLAALESEGYYVQMPPGKRESASEPREQSLTTKGETDAH
- the recR gene encoding recombination mediator RecR; amino-acid sequence: MHRFSPAMDALIEALRCLPGVGPKSAQRMALHLLERNREGAATLSRSLADAVERVGRCQQCRNLAEAVLCGICADTRRDASLLCIVETPGDILAIEQAGGYRGRYFVLMGHLSPIDGIGPEEIGLPLLEALARDGEVQEVILATNPTVEGEATAYYITRMLEPLIPRMSRIAHGVPLGGELEYVDGSTLAHAFSGRQPVPGS
- a CDS encoding universal stress protein; this encodes MSNYSKILMAVDLSEDSDTVAERALAIARNNDAELHIIHVIEPLSFAYGGDIPMDFSGIQDEIYQQAEQQLEKFATKHGVAKERRHVVLGRPEVEIHTLAEEMDAGLIVVGSHGRYGLALLMGSTANGVLHGATCDVLAVRVG